A single genomic interval of Osmerus eperlanus chromosome 14, fOsmEpe2.1, whole genome shotgun sequence harbors:
- the LOC134033780 gene encoding green-sensitive opsin-4-like: protein MNGTEGNNFYIPMSNRTGLVRSPFEYTQYYLADPWQFKLLAVYMFFLICFGFPINGLTLLVTAQHKKLRQPLNFILVNLAVAGMIMVCFGFTITITSALNGYFIAGALGCAIEGFMATLGGEVALWSLVVLAIERYIVVCKPMGSFKFGTTHAAAGVGFTWIMAMACAAPPLVGWSRYIPEGMQCSCGPDYYTLAPGYNNESYVLYMFICHFIIPVVVIFFTYGNLVCTVKAAAASQQDSASTQKAEKEVTRMCILMVVGFLVAWTPYASVAAYIFFNKGVAFTAQSMAIPAFFSKSSALFNPIIYVLLNKQFRNCMLTTVGMGGMTDDETSVSQSKTEVSSVAPA from the exons ATGAACGGCACGGAGGGCAACAATTTCTACATCCCCATGTCCAACCGGACTGGGCTTGTCAGGAGTCCTTTTGAGTACACACAGTATTACTTGGCAGACCCATGGCAATTCAAATTGCTTGCCGTCTACATGTTTTTCTTGATCTGTTTTGGCTTTCCTATCAACGGTCTGACACTGCTGGTTACGGCTCAGCACAAGAAGCTCCGGCAACCTCTCAACTTCATCCTGGTCAACTTGGCTGTGGCTGGAATGATCATGGTCTGCTTTGggttcaccatcaccatcacatcTGCTCTAAATGGCTACTTTATCGCTGGGGCACTTGGCTGTGCCATTGAGGGATTCATGGCTACCCTTGGAG GTGAAGTTGCCCTGTGGTCATTGGTAGTCCTGGCCATTGAGAGATACATTGTGGTCTGCAAACCTATGGGGAGCTTCAAGTTTGGAACCACCCATGCAGCAGCAGGAGTTGGGTTCACCTGGATCATGGCAATGGCCTGTGCTGCTCCCCCACTTGTTGGCTGGTCAAG GTACATTCCTGAGGGCATGCAGTGTTCCTGTGGCCCTGATTATTACACTCTAGCCCCAGGTTACAACAATGAGTCCTACGTCCTGTACATGTTCATCTGCCACTTCATTATTCCTGTTGTGGTCATTTTCTTCACTTATGGAAACCTTGTGTGCACAGTCAAGGCG GCTGCAGCTTCACAGCAGGactcagcctccacccagaaAGCTGAGAAGGAAGTGACACGTATGTGCATCTTGATGGTGGTGGGCTTCCTTGTGGCTTGGACCCCCTATGCCAGTGTTGCTGCTTATATCTTCTTCAACAAGGGAGTTGCCTTCACTGCCCAGTCCATGGCAATCCCTGCCTTCTTCTCCAAAAGCTCAGCCTTGTTCAATCCTATTATCTATGTGTTGCTGAACAAACAG TTCCGTAACTGTATGCTGACAACTGTAGGCATGGGCGGTATGACTGATGATGAAACATCAGTGTCACAGAGCAAAACAGAAGTGTCTTCTGTGGCACCGGCCTAA
- the zgc:55461 gene encoding beta-tubulin family protein isoform X1 — MREIVHLQAGQCGNQIGAKFWEVISDEHGIDPTGTYHGDSDLQLERINVYYNEATGGKYVPRAVLVDLEPGTMDSVRSGPFGQIFRPDNFVFGQSGAGNNWAKGHYTEGAELVDSVLDVVRKEAESCDCLQGFQLTHSLGGGTGSGMGTLLVSKIREEYPDRIMNTFSVVPSPKVSDTVVEPYNATLSVHQLVENTDETFCIDNEALYDICFRTLKLTTPTYGDLNHLVSATMSGVTTCLRFPGQLNADLRKLAVNMVPFPRLHFFIPGFAPLTSRGSQQYRALTVPELTQQMFDAKNMMAACDPRHGRYLTVAAIFRGRMSMKEVDEQMLNVQNKNSSYFVEWIPNNVKTAVCDIPPRGLKMAATFIGNSTAIQELFKRISEQFTAMFRRKAFLHWYTGEGMDEMEFTEAESNMNDLVSEYQQYQDATAEEEGEFEEEGEEELA; from the exons ATGAGGGAAATTGTACATCTGCAGGCTGGACAGTGTGGGAATCAAATTGGAGCCAAG TTTTGGGAAGTGATAAGTGACGAACATGGCATTGACCCCACTGGAACGTACCACGGGGATAGCGATCTTCAGTTGGAGAGAATCAATGTGTACTACAACGAAGCAACAG GGGGAAAGTATGTTCCCCGTGCAGTGTTGGTGGACTTGGAGCCTGGCACCATGGACTCCGTGAGGTCGGGTCCATTTGGACAGATTTTTCGACCTGATAACTTTGTCTTTG GCCAAAGTGGTGCAGGAAACAACTGGGCCAAGGGCCATTACACAGAGGGGGCAGAGCTAGTGGATTCAGTCCTGGATGTGGTGAgaaaggaggcagagagctgtGACTGTCTCCAGGGATTCCAGCTTACCCACTCCCTGGGTGGGGGTACTGGCTCTGGCATGGGCACTCTACTCGTTAGTAAGATACGTGAAGAGTACCCCGATCGCATCATGAACACATTTAGTGTGGTACCTTCGCCCAAAGTATCAGACACTGTGGTCGAGCCCTACAACGCTACCCTCTCTGTCCACCAGCTGGTGGAAAATACAGATGAGACCTTCTGCATCGACAATGAGGCTCTTTATGATATCTGCTTCCGCACTCTCAAACTTACCACACCCACATATGGCGACCTCAACCACTTGGTTTCTGCCACCATGAGCGGAGTCACCACATGCCTCCGTTTTCCTGGCCAGCTCAACGCTGACCTCCGCAAACTGGCTGTCAACATGGTACCTTTCCCCCGTTTGCACTTCTTTATTCCAGGATTTGCCCCCCTTACAAGCAGGGGGAGCCAACAGTATCGTGCCCTGACAGTGCCTGAGCTCACCCAGCAAATGTTTGATGCCAAGAACATGATGGCAGCCTGTGACCCTCGCCACGGGCGTTACCTGACCGTTGCAGCTATCTTCCGGGGTCGCATGTCCATGAAGGAGGTGGACGAGCAGATGCTGAACGTGCAGAACAAAAACAGTAGCTATTTTGTTGAGTGGATCCCAAACAACGTCAAGACTGCTGTGTGTGACATCCCACCCCGTGGTctcaagatggccgccacctTCATCGGCAATAGcacagctattcaggagctgttcAAGCGCATCTCTGAGCAGTTTACTGCTATGTTTCGGCGCAAGGCCTTCCTGCACTGGTACACCGGCGAGGGCATGGATGAGATGGAGTTCACTGAGGCTGAGAGCAACATGAACGACCTGGTGTCTGAGTACCAGCAGTACCAGGATGCCACCGCTGAGGAAGAGGGCGAGtttgaggaggaaggagaggaggagctggcttga
- the zgc:55461 gene encoding beta-tubulin family protein isoform X2: protein MREIVHLQAGQCGNQIGAKFWEVISDEHGIDPTGTYHGDSDLQLERINVYYNEATGQSGAGNNWAKGHYTEGAELVDSVLDVVRKEAESCDCLQGFQLTHSLGGGTGSGMGTLLVSKIREEYPDRIMNTFSVVPSPKVSDTVVEPYNATLSVHQLVENTDETFCIDNEALYDICFRTLKLTTPTYGDLNHLVSATMSGVTTCLRFPGQLNADLRKLAVNMVPFPRLHFFIPGFAPLTSRGSQQYRALTVPELTQQMFDAKNMMAACDPRHGRYLTVAAIFRGRMSMKEVDEQMLNVQNKNSSYFVEWIPNNVKTAVCDIPPRGLKMAATFIGNSTAIQELFKRISEQFTAMFRRKAFLHWYTGEGMDEMEFTEAESNMNDLVSEYQQYQDATAEEEGEFEEEGEEELA from the exons ATGAGGGAAATTGTACATCTGCAGGCTGGACAGTGTGGGAATCAAATTGGAGCCAAG TTTTGGGAAGTGATAAGTGACGAACATGGCATTGACCCCACTGGAACGTACCACGGGGATAGCGATCTTCAGTTGGAGAGAATCAATGTGTACTACAACGAAGCAACAG GCCAAAGTGGTGCAGGAAACAACTGGGCCAAGGGCCATTACACAGAGGGGGCAGAGCTAGTGGATTCAGTCCTGGATGTGGTGAgaaaggaggcagagagctgtGACTGTCTCCAGGGATTCCAGCTTACCCACTCCCTGGGTGGGGGTACTGGCTCTGGCATGGGCACTCTACTCGTTAGTAAGATACGTGAAGAGTACCCCGATCGCATCATGAACACATTTAGTGTGGTACCTTCGCCCAAAGTATCAGACACTGTGGTCGAGCCCTACAACGCTACCCTCTCTGTCCACCAGCTGGTGGAAAATACAGATGAGACCTTCTGCATCGACAATGAGGCTCTTTATGATATCTGCTTCCGCACTCTCAAACTTACCACACCCACATATGGCGACCTCAACCACTTGGTTTCTGCCACCATGAGCGGAGTCACCACATGCCTCCGTTTTCCTGGCCAGCTCAACGCTGACCTCCGCAAACTGGCTGTCAACATGGTACCTTTCCCCCGTTTGCACTTCTTTATTCCAGGATTTGCCCCCCTTACAAGCAGGGGGAGCCAACAGTATCGTGCCCTGACAGTGCCTGAGCTCACCCAGCAAATGTTTGATGCCAAGAACATGATGGCAGCCTGTGACCCTCGCCACGGGCGTTACCTGACCGTTGCAGCTATCTTCCGGGGTCGCATGTCCATGAAGGAGGTGGACGAGCAGATGCTGAACGTGCAGAACAAAAACAGTAGCTATTTTGTTGAGTGGATCCCAAACAACGTCAAGACTGCTGTGTGTGACATCCCACCCCGTGGTctcaagatggccgccacctTCATCGGCAATAGcacagctattcaggagctgttcAAGCGCATCTCTGAGCAGTTTACTGCTATGTTTCGGCGCAAGGCCTTCCTGCACTGGTACACCGGCGAGGGCATGGATGAGATGGAGTTCACTGAGGCTGAGAGCAACATGAACGACCTGGTGTCTGAGTACCAGCAGTACCAGGATGCCACCGCTGAGGAAGAGGGCGAGtttgaggaggaaggagaggaggagctggcttga
- the zgc:55461 gene encoding beta-tubulin family protein isoform X3, with translation MREIVHLQAGQCGNQIGAKFWEVISDEHGIDPTGTYHGDSDLQLERINVYYNEATGGKYVPRAVLVDLEPGTMDSVRSGPFGQIFRPDNFVFGFAPLTSRGSQQYRALTVPELTQQMFDAKNMMAACDPRHGRYLTVAAIFRGRMSMKEVDEQMLNVQNKNSSYFVEWIPNNVKTAVCDIPPRGLKMAATFIGNSTAIQELFKRISEQFTAMFRRKAFLHWYTGEGMDEMEFTEAESNMNDLVSEYQQYQDATAEEEGEFEEEGEEELA, from the exons ATGAGGGAAATTGTACATCTGCAGGCTGGACAGTGTGGGAATCAAATTGGAGCCAAG TTTTGGGAAGTGATAAGTGACGAACATGGCATTGACCCCACTGGAACGTACCACGGGGATAGCGATCTTCAGTTGGAGAGAATCAATGTGTACTACAACGAAGCAACAG GGGGAAAGTATGTTCCCCGTGCAGTGTTGGTGGACTTGGAGCCTGGCACCATGGACTCCGTGAGGTCGGGTCCATTTGGACAGATTTTTCGACCTGATAACTTTGTCTTTG GATTTGCCCCCCTTACAAGCAGGGGGAGCCAACAGTATCGTGCCCTGACAGTGCCTGAGCTCACCCAGCAAATGTTTGATGCCAAGAACATGATGGCAGCCTGTGACCCTCGCCACGGGCGTTACCTGACCGTTGCAGCTATCTTCCGGGGTCGCATGTCCATGAAGGAGGTGGACGAGCAGATGCTGAACGTGCAGAACAAAAACAGTAGCTATTTTGTTGAGTGGATCCCAAACAACGTCAAGACTGCTGTGTGTGACATCCCACCCCGTGGTctcaagatggccgccacctTCATCGGCAATAGcacagctattcaggagctgttcAAGCGCATCTCTGAGCAGTTTACTGCTATGTTTCGGCGCAAGGCCTTCCTGCACTGGTACACCGGCGAGGGCATGGATGAGATGGAGTTCACTGAGGCTGAGAGCAACATGAACGACCTGGTGTCTGAGTACCAGCAGTACCAGGATGCCACCGCTGAGGAAGAGGGCGAGtttgaggaggaaggagaggaggagctggcttga
- the zgc:55461 gene encoding beta-tubulin family protein isoform X4, protein MREIVHLQAGQCGNQIGAKFWEVISDEHGIDPTGTYHGDSDLQLERINVYYNEATGGKYVPRAVLVDLEPGTMDSVRSGPFGQIFRPDNFVFGQSGAGNNWAKGHYTEGAELVDSVLDVVRKEAESCDCLQGFQLTHSLGGGTGSGMGTLLVSKIREEYPDRIMNTFSVVPSPKVSDNMATSTTWFLPP, encoded by the exons ATGAGGGAAATTGTACATCTGCAGGCTGGACAGTGTGGGAATCAAATTGGAGCCAAG TTTTGGGAAGTGATAAGTGACGAACATGGCATTGACCCCACTGGAACGTACCACGGGGATAGCGATCTTCAGTTGGAGAGAATCAATGTGTACTACAACGAAGCAACAG GGGGAAAGTATGTTCCCCGTGCAGTGTTGGTGGACTTGGAGCCTGGCACCATGGACTCCGTGAGGTCGGGTCCATTTGGACAGATTTTTCGACCTGATAACTTTGTCTTTG GCCAAAGTGGTGCAGGAAACAACTGGGCCAAGGGCCATTACACAGAGGGGGCAGAGCTAGTGGATTCAGTCCTGGATGTGGTGAgaaaggaggcagagagctgtGACTGTCTCCAGGGATTCCAGCTTACCCACTCCCTGGGTGGGGGTACTGGCTCTGGCATGGGCACTCTACTCGTTAGTAAGATACGTGAAGAGTACCCCGATCGCATCATGAACACATTTAGTGTGGTACCTTCGCCCAAAGTATCAGACA ATATGGCGACCTCAACCACTTGGTTTCTGCCACCATGA
- the lmo4a gene encoding LIM domain transcription factor LMO4a encodes MVNSRVEASAVSVTGGGVAGRQCAGCGGRIADRFLLFSMERYWHTRCLKCSCCHAHLGEIGSTCYSKGGMILCKNDYIRLFGHTGACSACGQSIPASEMVMRAQGNVYHLKCFSCATCRNRLVPGDRFHYVNGTIFCEHDRPGGGLLSSHLAPLQGNAMMPDQKVC; translated from the exons ATGGTAAACAGCCGGGTGGAGGCGTCGGCTGTGTCGGTGACAGGGGGCGGGGTGGCAGGGCGGCAGTGCGCCGGCTGCGGGGGCCGCATCGCAGACCGcttcctgcttttctccatggaGCGCTACTGGCACACACGTTGCCTCAAGTGCTCATGTTGCCATGCCCATCTGGGTGAGATCGGCAGCACCTGCTACAGCAAAGGGGGCATGATCCTCTGCAAGAATGACTACATCAG ACTGTTTGGGCATACCGGGGCTTGCAGTGCCTGTGGGCAGTCCATCCCTGCCAGTGAGATGGTGATGCGGGCACAGGGAAACGTCTACCATCTTAAG TGTTTCTCCTGTGCCACTTGTAGGAACCGCCTCGTTCCTGGTGACCGATTCCACTATGTGAACGGCACCATTTTCTGCGAACATGATCGTCCGGGGGGAGGGCTCCTCAGCAGTCACCTGGCACCGCTGCAGGGCAATGCCATGATGCCTGACCAGAAA GTGTGCTGA
- the pole3 gene encoding DNA polymerase epsilon subunit 3, whose protein sequence is MAERPEDLNLPNAVITRIIKEALPDGVNVSKEARRAISQAASVFVLYATSCANNFAMKAKRKTLNAGDVMAAMEEMEFERFLQPLREALEAHKKGLKGKKEASEQKRKDKEKKTDTEEHDKSREEEDDEEHMDEEQEAENEAEEVEN, encoded by the exons ATGGCAGAGAGACCCGAAGACCTAAATCTTCCCAACGCCGTCATTACCCGCATTATCAAGGAAGCG CTTCCAGACGGAGTAAATGTGTCTAAAGAAGCCAGACGAGCCATCTCTCAAGCTGCTAGTGTGTTCGTCCTGTATGCGACATCATG TGCAAACAATTTTGCTATGAAAGCAAAGAGGAAAACTCTAAATGCGGGGGACGTAATGGCAGcaatggaggagatggagtttGAACGCTTTTTACAGCCTCTGCGTGAAGCTTTGGAGG CTCACAAGAAGGGTctgaagggaaagaaagaagcaTCAGAACAGAAGCGCAAAGACAAGGAGAAAAAGACTGACACGGAGGAGCATGACAAGAgtagggaagaggaggatgatgaagagcaCATGGATGAAGAGCAGGAAGCTGAGAATGAAGCAGAAGAAGTTGAAAACTGA